In the Nicotiana tabacum cultivar K326 chromosome 16, ASM71507v2, whole genome shotgun sequence genome, one interval contains:
- the LOC107788113 gene encoding uncharacterized protein LOC107788113 — translation MLDLSNQSQSIQVAFDKQSEKQRNEHRIRLNTSIDVVRFLLYFGLSFRGHDESDSSKNKGLFLGLLEWLTKRLPEVDRVILKHAPKNDMMTSPKIQKDIVSACAQETAKAIINDLDGDYLGILVDESKNISHHEQMALALRYVDKKGQVNEPFIGLVRVHDTSAKSLKKAILSLLMKHPLSPSKIRGQGYDGLTLVAVPKKHKEVKTFFAIVANVLNVIGASFKRRDQLRGHHDELLEQLLESGEVQSQEANDRLQAEAFLSKINSFEFVFLLHLMLKVLLMSNELSKALQKKEQDIVNAMIFLDLTKERLQQMRDEG, via the exons ATGCTAGACTTATCAAATCAATCCCAATCAATTCAAGTTGCTTTTGATAAGCAATCTGAGAAACAAAGAAACGAGCACCGAATTCGTTTAAATACATCAATCGATGTTGTAAGATTTCTCTTGTATTTTGGGCTGTCTTTTCGAGGTCATGATGAAAGTGATTCTTCAAAAAACAAAGGCCTTTTTCTAGGGCTTTTGGAATGGCTTACAAAGAGGCTCCCTGAAGTAGATAGAGTCATATTGAAACATGCTCCAAAAAATGATATGATGACTTCGCCAAAAATTCAAAAGGACATTGTGAGTGCTTGTGCACAAGAAACCGCGAAAGCTATAATCAATGATTTGGATGGGGATTATCTCGGGATATTAGTTGATGAGTCCAAGAATATTTCACACCATGAACAAATGGCCCTTGCTTTGCGGTATGTTGACAAAAAAGGCCAAGTGAACGAGCCATTTATTGGTCTTGTTCGTGTTCATGATACCTCTGCAAAGTCGTTGAAGAAAGCAATACTTTCTTTGCTTATGAAACACCCATTAAGTCCATCCAAAATACGTGGACAAGGTTATGATGGA TTGACGCTTGTAGCGGTTCCTAAAAAACATAAGGAGGTGAAAACTTTCTTTGCTATAGTTGCTAATGTGTTGAATGTGATTGGAGCATCCTTTAAACGTAGAGATCAACTTCGGGGTCATCATGACGAATTATTGGAGCAATTGCTAGAGAGTGGTGAAGTTCAAA GTCAAGAGGCTAATGATAGATTGCAAGCAGAAGCTTTTTTGAGTAAAATCAATTCATTTGAATTTGTGTTCTTGCTTCACTTGATGTTGAAGGTATTGTTGATGTCGAATGAGCTGAGTAAAGCTTTACAGAAGAAAGAGCAAGATATTGTCAATGCCATGATATTTCTTGACCTTACAAAGGAAAGGTTGCAACAAATGAGAGATGAAGGATGA
- the LOC142170323 gene encoding uncharacterized protein LOC142170323, with the protein MDEVYLFCTKHDILVPNMEEFYIPGKSKRSPSNVTYSHHLRVELFYTVIDLQVQELNRHFDVVSGNLLLGMASLNPANSFANFDKERIMTLSKYYPDEFGKLKLRDLSHQLDTFILHMQQGDPRFSDLKGISDLAKALVEANLVETYSLIYLLVKLALILPVATATVERAFSSMKYIKNELRSSIGDAFLNDYLVCYFEKEVFTNVSNDAIIDRF; encoded by the coding sequence ATGGATGAAGTATATTTGTTTTGTACTAAACATGACATTTTGGTGCCTAATATGGAAGAATTCTATATTCCTGGAAAGTCGAAGCGTAGTCCTTCTAATGTTACTTATTCACATCACTTACGTGTTGAGCTTTTTTATACAGTGATCGATTTGCAAGTTCAGGAGCTTAaccgtcattttgatgttgttagtgGTAACTTGCTTCTTGGTATGGCTAGCTTGAATCCGGCTAACTCGTTTGCTAATTTTGACAAAGAAAGAATAATGACCTTGTCCAAGTATTATCCAGATGAGTTTGGCAAATTGAAGCTTCGAGATCTTAGTCACCAACTTGACACTTTCATATTGCACATGCAACAAGGTGACCCTAGATTCTCAGATTTGAAAGGAATTAGTGACTTGGCAAAAGCATTGGTTGAGGCAAATCTTGTGGAGACATATTcacttatttatttacttgtgaAGTTGGCTCTAATTTTACCTGTCGCGACTGCAACGGTAGAAAGAGCATTCTCATCCATGAAGTACATCAAAAACGAATTGCGTAGTAGTATTGGTGATGCATTTTTAAATGATTATTTAGTTTGTTACtttgaaaaagaagtatttacAAATGTAAGCAATGATGCTATTATTGACCGTTTTTAG